A stretch of DNA from Terriglobales bacterium:
TGTCCGCAGTCAGGAGTTGAGCGAGCTGAACACCCGGACTCTGGACGTGGGAACGGGCACGGCCATCGACCTGCGCCGCGCCGGCAACGCGGAGGCGCCGAGGCCTACGGCTGCCGCTCCCAGTGGAGCGGCGCTGGTCACCCAGCCGCCGGCCACCGTTATGGGTCCCAACCCGGTGCCGCCCAGGCCTGCTCCCATCGGTCCGCGCGCTCTGCGCTTCGATCCGGTGGAGAGCACGCAGGCGGTGGGCTCGACCTTCGTGGTCAACATCGTCTACAGCGGCGCCGATCCCATCTATGCCGTGCCCGTCCAGGTTTCCTATGATCCACGAGTGCTGCAGCTGTTGAACATCTCGAACGGCGGCTTCCTGGCAGGCGACGGGCAGTCGGTGGCGCTGGTCCACCGCGAAGATCCGCCGGGGACGCTCCAGGTGAGCGCCACGCGGCCGCCGGGTGCGGGCGGCGTCGCGGGCGAGGGACCGGTCTTCAGCCTCACCTTCGTGGCCAAGGCGCCGGGGCAGTCTTCGTTGATCATCACCCGGCCGGGAGCGCGCGACGCCAACATGCAGATGCTGCAGGTGGTGGCGACGCCGGCCACGGTCACCGTCCGCTAGCCGCCGCGGAGCCAGGATATTTTTATGCTTTCGTTGGCGCGCAGCGTCGTGGCGTCTCGCCGAGCGGGGAAGCGCGGGGTCACGCTGATCGAGCTGGTGGTGGCCATCACCATCCTGCTCATCCTGACCAGCGCCGCCATCCCCATCGCCCGCACCCGCATCAAGCGGGAGCGGGAGCGCGAGCTGCGCCGCGGCCTGTGGGAGATGCGCGACGCCATCGACCGCTACAAGGACGCCGCCGACCGCGGCGCCTTCCAGATCAAGGTGGGCAGCGAGGGCTATCCGCCCGATCTCGAGACCCTGGTGAACGGCGTGGACGTGCAGGGCAAGAAGGTGCGCTTCCTGCGGAAGGTCCCCGTGGACCCCATGACCGGCGGTACGGAGTGGGGCCTGCGCGCCATGCAGGATGACCCGGCCTCCACCTCCTGGGGCGGGCAGAACGTCTTCGACGTGTATTCCAAGGCCGAAGGCACCGCCCTCGACGGGACAAAGTATTCGGAATGGTGATTCGGTGGAAACAATCCGCGCGCGGTTTCACCCTGCTGGAGCTGATGGTGGTGATCAGCATCATCCTCATCCTGCTATCGTTTGCCATTCCCGCGTACCAGCAGCACATCAAGAAGGCGCGCGAGGCGGTGCTGCGGGAAGACCTCTACCAGATGCGCTCGGCCATCGACCAGTACTCGCTCGACAAGCTGCGCGCGCCCCAGGCGCTGGAGGACTTGGTCAGCGCCGGCTACATGCGCGAGGTCCCGCTCGATCCCATCACCAACTCCCGCGACACCTGGGTGGTGGTGCAGGAGGACATCGTCCTCAGCGTGGACCAGGACCAGCCCGGCATTACGGACGTCCACAGCGGCTCCACCCTCGCCGCCAGCGATGGCAGCCCCTACGGCTCGTGGTGAATCTCGCGTTGAACCAGAGTTCCGAAACCACTAACATCTTTGCTGATGCCGATCGAGACTGAAATCAACCATCGCACCTACACCCCGGTGAAGGCGCCGCGCGGCAACACGCTCTCCTGCAAAGGTTGGCAGCAGGAAGCGGCCATGCGCATGCTCATGAACAACCTCGACGAAGAGGTGGGCGAGCGCCCCCAGGACCTGGTGGTCTATGGCGGGACGGGCAAGGCGGCGCGCAGCTGGGAGTGCTTCCACGCCATCGTGGCCGCGCTCAAGGCGCTGGAGAACGACGAGACCCTGCTGGTGCAGTCGGGCAAGCCCGTGGGCGTCTTCCAGACGCACGAGTACGCCCCGCGCGTACTCATCGCCAACTCCAACCTGGTGGGCCACTGGTCGAACTGGGAGAAGTTCAACGAACTCGAGCGCATGGGCCTGATGATGTACGGCCAGATGACAGCCGGCTCGTGGATCTACATCGGATCGCAGGGCATCATCCAGGGAACGTTCGAGACTTTTTGCGCCGCCGCCGATAAGCACCTGGGCGGCTCGCTGGAAGGGAAGCTGGTGGTTTCCGGCGGGATGGGCGGGATGGGCGGCGCGCAGCCCCTGGCCGCCACCATGGCCGGCGCCGCCTTCCTGGGCATTGACGTGGACCCGGAGCGCATCAAGAAGCGCCTCAAGACCGGCTACTGCGACTTCATGGTCAACTCGCTCGACGAGGCGCTGCGCATCCTGAAGAATGCGGTGCGCAAGAAGGAAGCGGTCTCCGTCGGCCTGGTGGGCAACTGCGCCGACGTGGTGCCGGAGCTGGCTGCGCGCGGCGTCGTCCCTGACCTGCTCACCGACCAGACCTCGGCCCACGACCCGCTCAACGGTTACGTGCCCAACGGCATGACGCTGGAGGAAGCGCTCGTGCTTCGCCAGCGCGACCCCAAGGCGTACCAGGAGAAGTCGCTCGACGCCATCGCCTGCCACGTCGAGGGCATGCTCGCCCTGCAGAAGATGGGCGCCATCACCTTCGACTACGGCAACAACATCCGCACCTTCGCCTTCCAGCGCGGCGTCAAGAACGCTTACGACTT
This window harbors:
- a CDS encoding type II secretion system protein, which produces MLSLARSVVASRRAGKRGVTLIELVVAITILLILTSAAIPIARTRIKRERERELRRGLWEMRDAIDRYKDAADRGAFQIKVGSEGYPPDLETLVNGVDVQGKKVRFLRKVPVDPMTGGTEWGLRAMQDDPASTSWGGQNVFDVYSKAEGTALDGTKYSEW
- a CDS encoding prepilin-type N-terminal cleavage/methylation domain-containing protein, which produces MVIRWKQSARGFTLLELMVVISIILILLSFAIPAYQQHIKKAREAVLREDLYQMRSAIDQYSLDKLRAPQALEDLVSAGYMREVPLDPITNSRDTWVVVQEDIVLSVDQDQPGITDVHSGSTLAASDGSPYGSW
- the hutU gene encoding urocanate hydratase; this translates as MPIETEINHRTYTPVKAPRGNTLSCKGWQQEAAMRMLMNNLDEEVGERPQDLVVYGGTGKAARSWECFHAIVAALKALENDETLLVQSGKPVGVFQTHEYAPRVLIANSNLVGHWSNWEKFNELERMGLMMYGQMTAGSWIYIGSQGIIQGTFETFCAAADKHLGGSLEGKLVVSGGMGGMGGAQPLAATMAGAAFLGIDVDPERIKKRLKTGYCDFMVNSLDEALRILKNAVRKKEAVSVGLVGNCADVVPELAARGVVPDLLTDQTSAHDPLNGYVPNGMTLEEALVLRQRDPKAYQEKSLDAIACHVEGMLALQKMGAITFDYGNNIRTFAFQRGVKNAYDFPGFVPAYIRPLFCEGRGPFRWVALSGDPADIAVTDELVLEMFPGNRILSRWIELARKRIKFQGLPARICWLGYGERAQFGLAINELVKKGKLKAPIVMGRDHLDTGSVASPFRETESMKDGSDAVADWPLLNALLNTASGASWVSIHNGGGVGIGYSQHAGQVTVADGSDAMAKRIERVLTNDPGIGVARHADAGYEEAIEFAHRKGVKIPGEK